The genomic interval TTTCGTTGACCATGGTCGAGCCGATGGCCGCCGTGGTCGCAGCGGAAGACCCGGAAATGGCCGCAAAGAACATGCCGGCAACAGCCACGGCTTGAGCCAGACCTCCGGTAAAGGAGCCGACCATGGCTTGCGCCACATTGACCAGACGCGAGGTCACACCACCCGCCGACATGAAAGCACCGGCGAGCATGAAGAAGGGCACCGCCATAAAGGAGAAGGAATCGATGCCGGAGAAGAGGTTGTTGGTAATGAGAACCTGTGGCAGGTCCATGTAGAACGCCAGAACGAAGGAGACCGAAAGAGCCAGGGCATAAGCCACCGGCACACCGATCAGCGCCATCGCGACGAAGGAAAGAATAAGTGCGACTTCCATGATATCAGCCTCCCGCTAGTCCGTTACAACCGATGTGTCATCGGCATTGTCGTCTTCAGCTTTGCCTCCGAGCGAGCGGAAGATGCTTATGGTGTCCTTGATGTGATACATCAGCATGAGAACACCCGAGACAGGCATGATGATATAGACATAGCTCATCGACAGACCGAGACCGGGAGAGGTCTGGAAGGTCATGGTCTGAGCCATTTTCCAGCCCTGCACGATCAGCAGCAGAATGAAAACATAGCCGCAGGCATTGATGAACAGGTTGAGCGCGAAGCCGGGCTTGGTGCCTTTGAGAAGGCGGGGAACCAGCTCGACGGCCAGATGTCCGTCTTCGCCCATGATAAGCGCTGAGCCAAGGAATACGACCCAGACAAACAGGAAGCGGGCCAACTCTTCAGACCACTCGAAGGAGAAGCCGAACAGGTAGCGGGTGATCACCTGTATGAAGATGATTGTCAGCATGACAAGCATGGCAACGACGGAAATCCCATACAGCAACTTGCGCAGGATTTTGAATATGGCGTCCATGAATAGAGACCTTTTATGGGGCCGGAGCAGCATGCTGCAAATCTCCAGGCCAAGCCTTGTTGTTGATTTGATCACGAATGCGGGTGATGAGGCCCGGTGAACCAGGGTTCATGTGCGCAGCGGGCTGACCCGGGGTCTTGTGACCGGGCCAGCCCTTACCCAAGTTCGGCACGAGCCCAGATCATTGTGGGCTCTCTTGGGGCTGGCTTTTGTTATTCGGCCAGAGCGTTGATCTTGTCGATATTGTCCTGACCAACGGTGTCGGCGAACATTTTGATCACAGGAGCCGTCGCGGCCTTGAATTTGGAGCGATCCACATCGATGACTTCCATTTTGCCAGTCGCGATGATCTGATCCCAATATTCATTGTCCTGCTCTTCAGAAATCTTGCGCTGCCATGCAATCGCTTCCTTGGCGGCGTCCTGAATGATGGCTTTCTGCTCATCATTGAGCTTTGCCCAGCTGATCATGGAAATGATCATCGGTTCCGGAGAATAGGCGTGTGCAGTCTTGGAGGCATATTTCTGGACTTCATAGAAGCGTTTGGTAAAGATATGCGCGGAAGGGTTTTCCTGACCGTCAACCGTGCCCTGCTGCATGGCAGAATAGAGTTCGCTGAAGGCCATAGGGGTTGGAGACGCACCCAGAGATTTCATCATTTCAACAAAGATCTTGTTGGTCATGACGCGGATCTTCAGGCCTTCCATGTCGGCCGGTTCCTTGATGGGGCGAACATTGTTGGTAACGTGGCGGATGCCGTTTTCCATATAGCCCAGCAGCTTGATGCCGCGGCCTTCCAATTCCTTGCCAAGCTCCATGCCGACGCTGTCCAGAGACTTGTAGGCATGCGGACGGTCGTTGAAAATGAAGGGAAGGTCGAAAATGGAAATCTGTGGCTGGAACTGGCCCAGAACAGCGGTCCCGACCAGAGCCATGTCAACAGCACCGAAAACCATGCCTTCGATCAGGTCTTTCTGGCCACCCAGCTGGGAGCTTGGGAAAACCTTGACTTCGATGGAGCCGTTGCTCTTTTCGTTGACGAGTTTGGCGAAATAGTCAGCGCCCTTGCCATATGGATGGTCAGGCACGGCAATGTGGCCGAGCTTGAGGGTGACATCGGCAGCGAAAGTCGGGGCTGCGAGCGAAAGGGCCATAAGGCCAGCGCCGAGAATACTTGCGAGACGGATCATTAGGTTTCCTCCCTATTCCTGTCTTCAAAAAAGCCTGTTATTCGAATGTAGCTTCGACACCGCGAGGGTGTCTGGTCTGTAAGGCGAACCGCCTTCATAACAACAAAAGCCGGATCAACCTGATTTGCTTCTGGATCTCGCGATCCGTGTTTCATTTCATAATGAAGCGAGGCCTCACCTCGTTCCCTACATGCTCCTCCTTGATGGGATCTGTTGATCCTGAGCACGCCAGTCCCCTGCTGCGATTGTGGAGTTCCGCCCAATGAGCTTGCGTGCTGCTTGTACGAACATCAGCAAGCCCCGTGCCAAATAGTAGCCGAAGACGCACAAAAACGGTGTGTCGGAAGGCGCAAGCGGAGCTTCCAGCCTGATCGCTCAATCATTAACCATTTGTGACATAAGAGCTTTCTTTCCCGTGAGTAGGAGAAGGCGTCTCATGGTGATTCTGGCTAATTTTTTCAAGAAGGGCGCAAAGAAAAAGCAAAGAGCGCAGGAGGCTTGATCCTTCGTCTAAAGAAAATGCTTGGATTTGTGCGGATTTCCAGACACGCTCAGGAGCGAGTGTCACGATATCCGCACAGATTTGGGTGGAGTGCGGGGACAAGATGCTTCATGGACATGTGAAAACCGGCAAATAGTCAGTTTTGGCCCCTTCCTTCTATCGAGCGCCTCGACGCTTGCTCCATTATGTGTATAAAGTTGAAGGGTTGGAGAAGGGCATGAGGAGCGGTTCGCGGGGGGGCATGGTTCGAAAAAGGAACAGCCTGATGAACTGCCCGCCGTGGTGAGGACCTTGCGGTTTGCCCTGTCAGAGAGGACCAAGGCGTGGATCAGATCGATATTTCGATACTTTACATCGAAGACGATAAAAGCGTGCAATTTGCGTATCAGCAATCCATGGAAATGGCTGGCTTTACCGTTCTTACAGCAGACAATGCGGAAGACGGGTTGACGCTGGTGCGGAAGCATCCGGCCTCGGTCGTTCTGACCGACATCCGCCTGCCGGGCATGTCTGGCGTCAAGTTGATGGAAAAGGTACTCGCCATTGATCCGGCCATCCCTGTGGTTCTGATCACTGGCCATGGCGATGTGGAAATGGCGGTCAATGCCATGAAGCAGGGCGCCCATGACTTTATCGAAAAACCATGCAGCAACAAGCGCCTGACGGAAATCCTGCAACGAGCGGTCGACAAGCGTCGGCTGGAACTGGAGAATGTCCAGTCACGCTTGCAGCAAAAGGCGGCCAATGGCCCCGTAATGATCGGCTCGAGCAAGGCGATGAACCGTATTCGGGAGATGATCCTGAATATCTCGGATACAGATGCTGATGTGCTGGTGCAGGGCGAAACGGGCACAGGCAAGGAAGTGGTGGCCAATGCCATCCATATGTGGAGCGATCGGCGCAATGCCAATTTCGTGCCGCTGAACTGCGCTGCTTTCCCCGATAGCCTGTTTGAAAGCGAAATGTTCGGTCATGAGGCAGGCACCTTCACCGGCGCTACCAAAAAGCGGATCGGCAAGGTGGAATATGCGCATAAGGGCACGCTGTTTCTCGATGAGATTGAAAGCATGCCGCTGGATATTCAGGCCAAGTTTCTGCGCGTGCTGCAAGAGCGCACCGTCGAGCGGCTGGGCAACAATATACTCGTGCCGGTCGATTGCCGCGTGGTGGCAGCCACGAAGGAAGATCTCCAGAAACTGAGCGAAAAGAAAGCCTTTCGCTCCGACCTCTATTATCGGCTGAATGTCGTTACCATTCACCTGCCGCCCCTGCGCGAGCGGCGTGAAGACATTCCCGAACTATTTTATCATTTTGCCTTTCAGGCTGCCCAGCAATATCGGCGCCCGATGCCGGACATTAAACCCGAGCTTGTTATCTGGCTGCAAACCCAGAAATGGCCGGGCAATGTGCGCGAGCTGAAGCACTTCGCCGACCGCTATATTCTCGGTTTTGTGCCCCCTGAGACTGACGGCTTCTCCATTTCGGATGAAAATCGCATGAGCCTCACGGAATGTCTGGATTCCTTTGAAAAGCAATTGATCGAGGATGCCCTGCGTCAGACCGGTGGTCATGTCGGCTCGGCTGCCAAGCAGTTGTTGCTGCCGCGCAAGACCCTGTATGACAAGCTCAATCGCCACGACATCAAGCCAGATGCCTTTCGCTCGGGTAATTAGATTGATTGGATCTGCAGGCCTTTAGAAAGCCTTGACGCCTAGAGCGTGCCGTCAGATGAAACTTGCGCCGCATCGACCCATTCGCGCCATTTGATGATGAACTCGGCTCCCCCTGCTGCGTGATTCTGCGCCTTGATGGAGCCGCCGGAATTCTCGACAATCCCTTTGACAATTGCCAACCCCAAACCGGTGCCTCGTTGCTTGGTTGAGAAATAGGAGTCAAAAATGCGGGTCGGTTCGGAGATGCCGCTGCCATTGTCGCGCACGCGCACCTGTACCTTGCCATCTGCCTTGTCGATCAGGATGAGCAGTCGCTTTTTCTCCTGATTGTTCATGGCGTCCAGCGCATTGGTGATCAGGTTGCTGAATATTTGCTCCAGACCGATATCATTGCAGGGCACCTGAATGACATTATGGCTGGCTAGGAATTCGAGCTGTACATTGCTTTTCTTCAGCGTGGCCTGAAACAGCTTGATGGAAGAATTGGCCACCAACACGATGTTGGCATTGCCGCTGGAGATACGATGCCGGCTGGCAAAGGACTTGAGTTCCGATATCTGTTGCGTCATGCGCTCGATATGAGAGGCCACCAGCGCCAGATTTTCGTCCACCTGCGGATAGAGTTTGCGCTCGAGCAACAGCCGGGAGGTATCAAGCAACATATAGATGGCCGAAAGCGGCTGGTTGAATTCATGCGCTAGTTCTGTCGCCATCTGGCCAATCGAGGCCAGCTTGCTGTTTTCAACCAGCTGGTTTTGCAGTTTCTGGATGCTGCGCTTGTATTTGTTGCGGAAGTTCCGATAGGCAAACAGGATGATGCCATAGATCAGCAAAGCCAGAAGAACAGCAAGCACGGCGAGCGCATAATAATAGTGTGTGCTTTGCAGCGACAGAATAGTCCAGCCATAGTCGAGAATGTCCTCTTCGATGGAGAAGATGCCCGGAAGCGCGCAGCCGAACTTGGAATTGCTGTAGAAGGTCATATCGCCCACGCTGTAGCAGCGCGACAGGGCAATAGGGCTCAGCAGATGCCGGACAAACTGCTTCTCCGAATCCACCTTGTCTATGGCCCGCGCACTGATATCGCCAAGGGTCTTGTTCTTCCAGGCCTTGTTGGAGCTCAGGAAGATGATGTTATGGACGTCCGAGACGATGATTTCATCGGGGCCGGACGCCCAGACATCCTCCAGATCGGAGAGATTGATCTCGATAGTAATGGTGCCGATGATGTCTCCACCCGACTTCAACCCGTAGGAAATGAAGTAGCCCGGAGTGAGAGACGTGATGCCAACCCCGTAAAACTGGCCAAGTCTTCCGGCCATTGCGGCCTTGAAATAGGGCCTGAAACCGTAATTCTTGCCGATATAGCTATCGGGCTTGTCCCAGTTGCTTGAGGCGATGGCCTTGCCTGATTTGTCCTGCACAAAGACGGTGGCCACGTTGGTGGCATATTTGATGCGCTGCAGGAAATAGCCACTTTCAACCGAATCCAGATCGCCTGTGGCGATGTCGACAATCTTCTGGTTTTGCGAGAGGATGAAAGGAAGAAATTTATATTGGTAAATCGAGGATTCAAGGCTCGATTTATACATGTTGATGATCAGCTTGCTGGCATTGATCCGGTTTTTCATCTCCTCATAGAAGGGAAAGGAAATGATCAATATAAGTAGAGTGATGATGAGCAGATGAAAGGACTTGATCCTTATAAAGGGTATCAGCTTTTCAACCATTTGCTCTGCTCGTCAGGAAGGACTGAAAGAAGCCGCAAAGCGCATATGCGCTCAAGGCCGTTGCAACAAGCCATTATAGGCGTGTTTGTGCCCATCTTGCCAGCCCGCTTGCGCCCGACCAAAGAAGAGCATCAAACATAATGGTGAAAAGGTCTGGATTCCATTGGGAGAACGGGAAGGTCACGCGGATTGCTGACATGCGAAAGGCCGCGAAACGCGGCCTTTGAAATAGAGGTTCCTGTATGAGCGAATGTGGGCTCATTATGCTCATTTGACAGCAGGGCCTTTACAAAGCAATGCCTGCTTTTGGTTCTGATCGAGAACCCAAGGCTAAAAAAGCAATGCTCCAGTAACGAGGCCGAATGTGAAGCATACAGAGAGTATGCTCAAACCGACATAAAACATCTCTTTCCTCCTTAGACTTGCGGATCATCCCGTCAAGTCACGCTTTTATTAGACCGCAACAGGATGAAAAAGTCTCTCAACACTTACAATTATAATGTAATGTCGTTAACAAATAATACAACATTCAGAGATGCTTAAAGTTCTATAAAGCCTTTTCGGCTTGCCGCGGGTTGTGGCAGTCGAATAGACACGAAAAAGGGGCCCATGAGCCCCTTTTCCTGTCGTTGTTTTAGCAATGGCTGAAGGCTTCTCCATAGGGGAAGCCAGATGCCCTTTAGACATCAACCCAGCCGTCGCTGAGGTCTGCTGCATATAGCGCATCAATGGCGGCCTGATTGGCCCGTGAGCTTTCCAACGTGAAGATCGTGGCCTCCTCTCCGGCGATCTTGTCGCCGAAAGCTTCGACCTGAAGCTGGTACTGATAGGCACCCTGGAAGGACCATTTCTTCATTTCGCTGCGGTTGTTGTTGTAAAGGCAGACATTGACAGCATCGTAATTCAATGCGTTGAACGGAGCACTCAATTCAATCAGCCCCTTTTCGCCGTGGAATGACATGCATTGACGCAAGGCAAGCTGGGTGGAGCAGTAGAAGGTCATGTCAAAGCTGCCAAAATCATATTGGCAGTTGGCATAGATATCCGTCCCGAAATCGGGGTCGCGCTCGACAGACGCTCTGGCACGGATTGGTTCCCTGCCAGTTGCAAAGCGGGCAGTCACCGTTGGATAGACGCCGATGTCAGGCAGTCCACCTCCGCCCAGCTCAACCTTGTTGCGCATGTTGTTAGGGTCAACATTGTAATAGCTGAAAGCACCCTGAATATGCCGCAGGGTGCCAATTTCACCGTTGGCGATCAAATCGCGCACCAACTGCCATTGCGGGTGATAGGTCACCATGAAGGCTTCACTGGCGACAAGGCCGCTTTTGTCTCGTGCTTCAATCAGGGCATCGATTTCTTTGGCATGCAGGGAAATCGGCTTTTCGCAGAGAACATGTTTACCGGCTTCCAGACAGCGTTTCGTCCATTCAATATGCTGCGATGTTGGCAGCGGAATATAAATGGCGTCTACTTCCTTGCTTTTAAGTAATTCCTCGTAACTGCCATAGGCCAAAGGCATGCCAAACCTTTCGGCAAATGTGTCAGCGCTCGCCTGACTGCGGCTGGCGACAGCCTGCAGGGTTCCGTTTCGAGACGCTTGAATGGCTGGCACCAATTCTTCTCTGGCAATTTTGGCGGTTCCTAGAATGCCCCAGCGGATCATTTTTCTCTCCCGTGTTTCTTATGTAATTCTAACAGTTGATATGTACTACTAACAAAGGTCAAGGCCACAATTTTGCTCGGATTTTGACACATTTACCTTTAAATCAGACACTCCGATATATATGACATGGAGTGTGGTGGTGCCCAAATACAATTTATTTTTTCACTCAAAACAATTGCCTGAGACGTTCGAAGAAGGTGAGAGGGATTTTGCTGCGCTGAAAGCTTGGAGCAAGTCATTCGACAAGTTCGTCGTTAATCCTGGCAGTGTTTTGAAACAGTCCCTGATTGTTACGTCTGAAAATGTTGAAATCGTGACACCGGGAGAAACCTTGTCCGCCTATGCCGAGATTGAAGCGAAGAACAAGGATGAAGCTGTTGCGATCGCGAAAAGCTGGCCTATTCTCGATAACGGTTTCATTGTGATCTCTGAAGTTGTTGATCTGGACGTCCATGGCGACTAGAGGCATTCCGGCTTTTGTGAGTGTTCAATGCTTCAAGTCTGGGTGAAAAGCTTTGTCTGTAGTCTACTTGGTGTGTTGATAAGCATGCTATGTTTTGCATTTTTCTGCAAAAAGTTGCATAACTATGCAAAATAGATGCAAATCTGCGTGCCACACAGAGCAGAAGATGACAGACCTCACACTCAACAACCCTTCCGTCAGACAAACCTTGTTGCGATCCAGACTGGAAAGCGGAGAGCAGCTCGTTGCTGGTGATTTAGCCAATGAATTTGGTATTTCTCTTGATACTATCCGTCGCGATCTGCTCGCGCTGGAAAATGGAGGACTGGCACAACGGGTAAGAGGCGGAGCCATTCCCGTTCGCGCCGCGGCCAAACCTTATGCTGAGCGGCGCAGTAAGGCGAAAGCCAACCATGATGTACTCGCCAAGGCCACCTTGCCCCTGATCAAAAAGGACATGACGATAATTCTGGGAGGCGGTACGACGCTTGTCCGGTTGGCGGCCCATCTTGAGCCGCTTGACAATCTGTTTGTTATCACTCCTGCCCCCGCCATAGCCTCAATTACACTTGATAAATCGATCCAGACCTATCTCATTGGCGGGCAACTCAGTCCATGGGGCGCCTGTGCTGTTGGATGCGAAGCGGAAGCCGCACTGGGCAATCTTGCCGCCGATCTGGCCTTTCCCGGTATCTGCGGTCTGGATCAGGATTTTGGCCTCAGCATGGATTATACCGAAGAGGCCGGTATGACCCGCGCGATGATCAAGTCGGCCAATGAAACCATCCTCGTCTGCGCAAGGCAAAAGGTGGGCCAGCGCGCGCGTCATCGCATTTTGCCGGTCGAAGACATCACCACTATTGTTACAGACGCCGACGTGCCAACGATGCAGCCATTCAGAGATGCCGGTGCGGAGATCATTCATGCATAACCCCTCAACCTGCGCCAATGCGCCCTTGCCATGGAATGGATTCCGCACGCCGAGGAAAGCTGTTTCGGCCATGTTCATGCTCAATGGAGCTTTCTTTGGCATGTGGGCCTCGCGTGTGCCCGCCATTGCGCAAATGCATCAGCTCAGCGAATCCATGCTCGGCATTCTCTTGTTGAGCATGTGTGCGGGGGCCATTGTCTCCTTCCCAACGACCGGTAGTCTGGTAGAGCGTTATGGCAGCTCTTCGGTCACGAAAGTCGTGGCCCTTGTCTATAGTGCCGCGCTTGCCGGGCTGGCCTTCGCTCCCAGCGCTCTGCTGCTTGGGGCTGCCTTGTTTGCCTTTGGGGTGGCGCATGGTGCCATGGATGTATCCATGAATGCATGGGCCGGAGAAGTGGAGAAAGCGCGCGGCAAGCCCATCATGTCTTCCTTTCATGCCATGTGGAGCCTTGGGTCAGGGCTTGGGGCCGCAACTGGATTTCTGGCGGTGCATCTGGCGCTCAGCCCGATGCTGCATTTTCTGATCGGTGGCGTCTTCTGCCTGCTTCTCGCACTTCCATTCGGTTATGTAGCCTGGTCGTCTCCGCGCATCGAGCGCAAACCGGGTGCCAAACGGACCTTGTTCGTCCTGCCGAAAGGGGCATTGGCTCTCGTCGGGCTTATGGGGCTTTGTGCAGGGCTGGGTGAAGGAGCCATGGGCGATTGGGGCGCCATCTATCTTGTGCAGGTCGCTCAGACCAACGAAGGCACGGCCGCTCTTGGTTTCACCTGCTTTTCTGTGGCGATGGTGGTCATGCGTCTGGCAGGAGACTTCGTTATCGGTCGATTGGGGGCGGTAAGCGCGGCCCGCTTGAGTGGCATACTTGCCGCCAGTGGATCTCTGCTGGCCATTTCTGTTGCCAGCCTGCCGGCAATTCTTGTCGGTTTCGCCATGATGGGGCTGGGCTATGCCGTTATTGTACCCCTTGCTTTCTCGCGTGCTGGCAATGATGACACCATGTCACCCGGCCCGGCCATTGCTGCCGTGGCAACCTTTGGTTATGGCGGCGGGTTGTTCGGGCCTGTGACCATCGGTTTGCTGGCAGACCTGTTTTCCATTCGCTGGGCCTTTCTGCTGCTTTCTGCTCTTGCCCTGCTCATCATTGTGCTGGCTCCCAATCTTGCCCCGCCTCAGAAGGGGGCAGGGCAATAAACGCTCAGATTGCAACTTCTATCTGCTTTCTTGCGTATAACCCCGCAGCCAGTCTCGATAATATGCCTTTTGGGTATGAAAATTTGTCAAAAATTGCGTTTGTTTTCCGCCTTTTCCTTGCAGCCATCGGAAATTTGGCTAGTGTGGGGCCAACAAAACCAAAACTTTCCAAAATGGGAGGAAATACAATGTTCAAATGGGGTGGAACTCTCCTCGCAGCCGCTGCTGTTGTTGCAACAGCAGGCTTGGCACAAGCCGAAACGCGCGTAACCTACAAATCTGCCAAGACCTCTTCATCCTACTACCAGATGGGTGTTCAGATCGCAGAAGCCATCAAGGCTGGTACCGACGGCGATATCATCGTCACGGTCGAAGAAAGTCAGGGCTCTGTGCAGAATGTCATGGAAGTGCGCGGCCGTGGCGCCGACTATGTCTTCACCACGCCTCCGGCTCTGGTCGGCCTTGCGCAGGCAGGCAAAGGCGCTTTTGAAGGCAAGACGAGCCCGAAATTCGCTGACATCCGTGCGCTCTTCCCGATCCCGAGCCTGACGATGCATTTCGTTGTTTCCAAAGACAGCGGCATTACGGATTTCGCTGGTATGGAAGGCAAATCCATTCTGCTTGGCAAGGGCTCTTTTGGTGCGCGCGAAGGGGAAAAATATCTCAAGCTGTTCGGCCTTGAAGGCAAGATCGATCTGGCCGAAGTGGAACTGTCCAACGCAGTGCCGGCTCTGAAGAATGGCCAGATTGACGGCTTTGTCACCTCCGGTTCCTATCCGGCACCGAACGTGGTGGAAGCTGCCGCATCCACTGATGTAACCATCCTGTCCCTTTCCGAAGAGCAGATCGCCAAGACCAAACGCGCCAAGCTGGTTATTCCGGCCGGAACCTATGCCGGGCAGGACACGGACGTTGAAACCACCTCTCTGCCGGTTGTTGCCTACGCAACCGCAGCCATGGATGAAGCCACCGCTTATGAACTCACCAAGACCTTCTGGGAACAGAAAGCCAAGATGAGTGAAACCGCGCCATGGTGGAAGGGTGTCAACAAGGCACTGATGAGCAACATCACCACCAAGCTG from uncultured Cohaesibacter sp. carries:
- a CDS encoding TRAP transporter small permease, yielding MDAIFKILRKLLYGISVVAMLVMLTIIFIQVITRYLFGFSFEWSEELARFLFVWVVFLGSALIMGEDGHLAVELVPRLLKGTKPGFALNLFINACGYVFILLLIVQGWKMAQTMTFQTSPGLGLSMSYVYIIMPVSGVLMLMYHIKDTISIFRSLGGKAEDDNADDTSVVTD
- a CDS encoding DctP family TRAP transporter solute-binding subunit, with amino-acid sequence MIRLASILGAGLMALSLAAPTFAADVTLKLGHIAVPDHPYGKGADYFAKLVNEKSNGSIEVKVFPSSQLGGQKDLIEGMVFGAVDMALVGTAVLGQFQPQISIFDLPFIFNDRPHAYKSLDSVGMELGKELEGRGIKLLGYMENGIRHVTNNVRPIKEPADMEGLKIRVMTNKIFVEMMKSLGASPTPMAFSELYSAMQQGTVDGQENPSAHIFTKRFYEVQKYASKTAHAYSPEPMIISMISWAKLNDEQKAIIQDAAKEAIAWQRKISEEQDNEYWDQIIATGKMEVIDVDRSKFKAATAPVIKMFADTVGQDNIDKINALAE
- a CDS encoding sigma-54 dependent transcriptional regulator; this encodes MDQIDISILYIEDDKSVQFAYQQSMEMAGFTVLTADNAEDGLTLVRKHPASVVLTDIRLPGMSGVKLMEKVLAIDPAIPVVLITGHGDVEMAVNAMKQGAHDFIEKPCSNKRLTEILQRAVDKRRLELENVQSRLQQKAANGPVMIGSSKAMNRIREMILNISDTDADVLVQGETGTGKEVVANAIHMWSDRRNANFVPLNCAAFPDSLFESEMFGHEAGTFTGATKKRIGKVEYAHKGTLFLDEIESMPLDIQAKFLRVLQERTVERLGNNILVPVDCRVVAATKEDLQKLSEKKAFRSDLYYRLNVVTIHLPPLRERREDIPELFYHFAFQAAQQYRRPMPDIKPELVIWLQTQKWPGNVRELKHFADRYILGFVPPETDGFSISDENRMSLTECLDSFEKQLIEDALRQTGGHVGSAAKQLLLPRKTLYDKLNRHDIKPDAFRSGN
- a CDS encoding ATP-binding protein, with the protein product MVEKLIPFIRIKSFHLLIITLLILIISFPFYEEMKNRINASKLIINMYKSSLESSIYQYKFLPFILSQNQKIVDIATGDLDSVESGYFLQRIKYATNVATVFVQDKSGKAIASSNWDKPDSYIGKNYGFRPYFKAAMAGRLGQFYGVGITSLTPGYFISYGLKSGGDIIGTITIEINLSDLEDVWASGPDEIIVSDVHNIIFLSSNKAWKNKTLGDISARAIDKVDSEKQFVRHLLSPIALSRCYSVGDMTFYSNSKFGCALPGIFSIEEDILDYGWTILSLQSTHYYYALAVLAVLLALLIYGIILFAYRNFRNKYKRSIQKLQNQLVENSKLASIGQMATELAHEFNQPLSAIYMLLDTSRLLLERKLYPQVDENLALVASHIERMTQQISELKSFASRHRISSGNANIVLVANSSIKLFQATLKKSNVQLEFLASHNVIQVPCNDIGLEQIFSNLITNALDAMNNQEKKRLLILIDKADGKVQVRVRDNGSGISEPTRIFDSYFSTKQRGTGLGLAIVKGIVENSGGSIKAQNHAAGGAEFIIKWREWVDAAQVSSDGTL
- a CDS encoding Gfo/Idh/MocA family oxidoreductase; translation: MIRWGILGTAKIAREELVPAIQASRNGTLQAVASRSQASADTFAERFGMPLAYGSYEELLKSKEVDAIYIPLPTSQHIEWTKRCLEAGKHVLCEKPISLHAKEIDALIEARDKSGLVASEAFMVTYHPQWQLVRDLIANGEIGTLRHIQGAFSYYNVDPNNMRNKVELGGGGLPDIGVYPTVTARFATGREPIRARASVERDPDFGTDIYANCQYDFGSFDMTFYCSTQLALRQCMSFHGEKGLIELSAPFNALNYDAVNVCLYNNNRSEMKKWSFQGAYQYQLQVEAFGDKIAGEEATIFTLESSRANQAAIDALYAADLSDGWVDV
- a CDS encoding DeoR/GlpR family DNA-binding transcription regulator; this translates as MTDLTLNNPSVRQTLLRSRLESGEQLVAGDLANEFGISLDTIRRDLLALENGGLAQRVRGGAIPVRAAAKPYAERRSKAKANHDVLAKATLPLIKKDMTIILGGGTTLVRLAAHLEPLDNLFVITPAPAIASITLDKSIQTYLIGGQLSPWGACAVGCEAEAALGNLAADLAFPGICGLDQDFGLSMDYTEEAGMTRAMIKSANETILVCARQKVGQRARHRILPVEDITTIVTDADVPTMQPFRDAGAEIIHA
- a CDS encoding MFS transporter, producing MHNPSTCANAPLPWNGFRTPRKAVSAMFMLNGAFFGMWASRVPAIAQMHQLSESMLGILLLSMCAGAIVSFPTTGSLVERYGSSSVTKVVALVYSAALAGLAFAPSALLLGAALFAFGVAHGAMDVSMNAWAGEVEKARGKPIMSSFHAMWSLGSGLGAATGFLAVHLALSPMLHFLIGGVFCLLLALPFGYVAWSSPRIERKPGAKRTLFVLPKGALALVGLMGLCAGLGEGAMGDWGAIYLVQVAQTNEGTAALGFTCFSVAMVVMRLAGDFVIGRLGAVSAARLSGILAASGSLLAISVASLPAILVGFAMMGLGYAVIVPLAFSRAGNDDTMSPGPAIAAVATFGYGGGLFGPVTIGLLADLFSIRWAFLLLSALALLIIVLAPNLAPPQKGAGQ
- a CDS encoding TAXI family TRAP transporter solute-binding subunit, with amino-acid sequence MFKWGGTLLAAAAVVATAGLAQAETRVTYKSAKTSSSYYQMGVQIAEAIKAGTDGDIIVTVEESQGSVQNVMEVRGRGADYVFTTPPALVGLAQAGKGAFEGKTSPKFADIRALFPIPSLTMHFVVSKDSGITDFAGMEGKSILLGKGSFGAREGEKYLKLFGLEGKIDLAEVELSNAVPALKNGQIDGFVTSGSYPAPNVVEAAASTDVTILSLSEEQIAKTKRAKLVIPAGTYAGQDTDVETTSLPVVAYATAAMDEATAYELTKTFWEQKAKMSETAPWWKGVNKALMSNITTKLHPGAVKYYKEAGFELTESQM